From Actinoplanes oblitus, a single genomic window includes:
- a CDS encoding carbohydrate ABC transporter permease — protein sequence MTTMLDSRQSGKAAHTAPPSTGRRSKLSQYNWLGGLAGWLWLGVVIVPIYWIVITSFKLQADYFSTNPLAPPSDPTLENYRFVLEHDFVRYFFNSVAVTLGAVVPAIVVSFMAAYAIVRGSSASRFLRSVNAVFLMGLAVPLQAVIIPVYLIIIKLKMYDTLGAIILPSIAFAIPLSVLVLSNFIRDIPKELFESMRIDGATEWGTLWRLALPLTRPALVTVTIYQGLQVWNGFLLPLILTQSPDRRVLPLALTAFQGQYNINIPAVLASVVLTTLPILTLYVIGRRQLLSGLTAGFGK from the coding sequence ATGACGACCATGCTCGACAGCCGGCAGTCCGGGAAGGCGGCCCACACGGCGCCCCCGTCGACCGGCCGGCGCTCCAAGCTGTCGCAGTACAACTGGCTCGGCGGTCTGGCCGGCTGGCTCTGGCTGGGCGTGGTGATCGTTCCGATCTACTGGATCGTGATCACCAGCTTCAAGCTGCAGGCCGACTACTTCTCCACCAACCCGCTGGCCCCGCCGTCCGACCCCACGCTGGAGAACTACCGGTTCGTCCTGGAGCACGACTTCGTCAGGTACTTCTTCAACAGCGTGGCCGTCACGCTGGGCGCGGTGGTCCCGGCCATCGTGGTGTCGTTCATGGCGGCGTACGCGATCGTGCGGGGCAGCTCGGCGAGCCGGTTCCTGCGTTCGGTGAACGCGGTGTTCCTGATGGGTCTCGCCGTCCCGCTGCAGGCGGTGATCATCCCGGTCTACCTGATCATCATCAAGCTCAAGATGTACGACACGCTGGGTGCGATCATCCTGCCCTCGATCGCCTTCGCCATCCCGCTCTCGGTGCTGGTGCTCTCGAACTTCATCCGGGACATCCCCAAGGAGCTCTTCGAGTCGATGCGGATCGACGGCGCCACCGAGTGGGGCACGCTGTGGCGGCTGGCGCTGCCGCTGACCCGCCCGGCGCTGGTGACCGTCACCATCTACCAGGGGCTGCAGGTGTGGAACGGATTCCTCCTGCCGCTGATCCTGACCCAGAGCCCGGACCGGCGGGTCCTGCCGCTGGCGCTCACCGCGTTCCAGGGGCAGTACAACATCAACATCCCTGCCGTGCTGGCCTCCGTCGTGCTGACCACGCTGCCGATCCTGACGCTGTACGTCATCGGCCGCCGTCAGCTACTCAGTGGCCTGACCGCGGGTTTCGGCAAGTGA
- a CDS encoding LacI family DNA-binding transcriptional regulator, which yields MVAGKQRVTIAAIADAAGVSVPTVSRVLNGRSDVSPQTRELIERLLREHDYRPRNSRHSGRARLIDLVFNDLDSPWALELVRGVEDVTHAAGVGTVVSQVHRRTTATRQWLQNLRARASDGVVFVTSDVAEPVHTELHRLRVPVVIIDPAGGAATDVPTIGATNWSGGRTATDHLISLGHRRIGFIAGPKDLLCSRARLDGFRAAMEAAGVPVDPSLMEQGDFRNESGFQAGGRLLERPDRPTAIFASSDQMALGVYEAARRRGLRVPDDLSVIGFDDLPDACWSSPPLTTIRQPLAEMGALAARTVLRLSRGETIETPRVELVTKLIVRESTKSLAETRGQATE from the coding sequence ATGGTTGCCGGCAAGCAACGCGTCACCATCGCGGCCATCGCGGACGCCGCGGGCGTCTCCGTGCCGACCGTCTCCCGGGTGCTCAACGGACGCTCCGACGTCTCGCCGCAGACCCGTGAGCTCATCGAGCGGCTGCTCCGCGAGCACGACTACCGTCCCCGTAACTCTCGGCATTCCGGCCGGGCCCGGCTGATCGACCTGGTCTTCAACGACCTGGACAGCCCGTGGGCGCTGGAGCTGGTCCGCGGCGTGGAGGACGTGACCCACGCGGCCGGCGTCGGCACCGTGGTGTCCCAGGTGCACCGGCGGACCACGGCGACCCGGCAGTGGCTGCAGAACCTGCGTGCCCGCGCCTCCGACGGGGTGGTCTTCGTGACCTCGGACGTTGCCGAGCCGGTGCACACCGAGTTGCACCGGCTGCGGGTGCCCGTGGTGATCATCGATCCGGCCGGCGGCGCCGCGACCGACGTGCCGACGATCGGGGCGACCAACTGGTCGGGCGGCCGCACGGCCACCGATCACCTGATCAGCCTCGGTCACCGGCGCATCGGGTTCATCGCCGGGCCGAAGGACCTGCTGTGCAGTCGCGCCCGCCTCGACGGGTTCCGGGCGGCCATGGAGGCGGCCGGCGTGCCCGTCGACCCGAGCCTGATGGAGCAGGGCGACTTCCGTAACGAGTCGGGTTTCCAGGCCGGCGGGCGGCTGCTGGAGCGACCGGACCGGCCGACCGCGATCTTCGCGTCCAGCGACCAGATGGCGCTCGGGGTCTACGAGGCGGCCCGCCGCCGGGGCCTGCGCGTGCCGGATGACCTGAGCGTGATCGGTTTCGACGACCTGCCGGACGCCTGCTGGTCCTCGCCGCCGCTGACCACGATCCGTCAGCCGCTGGCGGAAATGGGAGCGCTCGCCGCGCGGACAGTCCTGCGACTGTCGCGCGGCGAGACGATCGAGACTCCCCGGGTGGAACTGGTCACCAAGCTGATCGTGCGGGAGAGCACGAAGTCACTTGCCGAAACCCGCGGTCAGGCCACTGAGTAG
- a CDS encoding LLM class F420-dependent oxidoreductase — MSMKFGVFVPQGWRMDLVEIDDPVEQYEAMTAVAKLADAGPWDSVWVYDHFHTVPEPTVNTTFEAWTVSSTLARDTSRVRIGQMVGCNGYRHPSLFAKIASTVDVASHGRLYAGLGAGWYEHEWKAYGYEWADVPERMRAFREAVEIVHRMWTEEAPVFHGEHYRIDGPINQPKGAGQRKPDLWLGGGGEKVTLKLVAKYADACNVGGGDPAVIKQKLDVLRGHCDQQGTDYDRIIKSTSLHLEPGESTASIRARVEQVAEAGADYVITYIPRVAYDHEPLLAFAEEVIPRFS; from the coding sequence ATGAGCATGAAGTTTGGGGTTTTCGTGCCGCAGGGCTGGCGGATGGACCTCGTGGAGATCGACGATCCGGTCGAGCAGTACGAGGCGATGACCGCCGTGGCCAAGCTGGCGGACGCGGGCCCGTGGGACTCGGTGTGGGTGTACGACCACTTCCACACCGTGCCGGAGCCGACGGTCAACACGACGTTCGAGGCGTGGACGGTGAGTTCGACGCTGGCCCGGGACACCAGCCGGGTGCGGATCGGGCAGATGGTGGGGTGCAACGGGTACCGGCATCCGTCGCTGTTCGCGAAGATCGCCTCGACGGTGGACGTGGCGAGCCACGGACGGCTGTACGCCGGGCTGGGCGCCGGCTGGTACGAGCACGAGTGGAAGGCCTACGGGTACGAGTGGGCCGACGTCCCGGAGCGGATGCGCGCGTTCCGGGAGGCCGTGGAGATCGTGCACCGGATGTGGACCGAGGAGGCGCCGGTCTTCCACGGCGAGCACTACCGGATCGACGGGCCGATCAACCAGCCGAAGGGCGCCGGGCAGCGCAAGCCGGACCTGTGGCTGGGCGGCGGCGGCGAGAAGGTGACGCTGAAGCTGGTGGCGAAGTACGCTGACGCCTGCAACGTCGGGGGTGGCGACCCGGCGGTGATCAAACAGAAGCTGGACGTGCTGCGCGGGCACTGTGACCAGCAGGGCACCGACTACGACCGGATCATCAAGTCGACCAGCCTGCACCTGGAGCCGGGTGAGTCCACCGCGTCGATCCGCGCGCGGGTGGAGCAGGTCGCCGAGGCCGGCGCGGACTACGTGATCACCTACATTCCGCGGGTGGCGTACGACCACGAGCCGCTGCTCGCGTTCGCCGAAGAGGTCATCCCCCGGTTCTCCTGA
- a CDS encoding FtsX-like permease family protein, protein MFTILWAAVRSRAAQTFTLLVLTALPAAAAAAAPWYALSTAGRDAAATTATVPAAERTVIVHWDSDTGVDPEAALDAFGDKVAQTLPMPGADGALGLSRAMTVVDPGGAADHINVDYLAGFCDRVRLTGDCPARAGDAAITKAVAERLGVRPGATLVVRGSVDAEARRIPMRVTALYEITDPAAGHWADSLFKVDSGLDPIFTVPRTFTGSPLSEPVFTWSAEVPVPLLRGDDGYDLGELVAQSGAIGKVTDPTGPLRAELANAGVRLLRAVLLAALPVLLLGWYAIALAGRYTARDRRRDAALLKMRGGSRKRLLLLLSGQHVAPLLAGGLVGTAAGIAAGRILAGGGSPAAAGWSLAAVAGVLLGAFVILVVADLLLIRTPVAVLQRELPAARAGRAALLADVLLIALAVAAAYQARSGSPDTGVGAIAPLAVSVAAVVLLARLLIRAADRGGGAALRAGQLRFGLTAVRMSRLAGLDRVFALLAVAVAMLVTATGAAAADRAAHTARAEAELGADRVLTVRAANWTALRHAVAVADPDGRYAMAAAVDARSSPPVLAVDTGRLAAAGAWRAEFGPLPALADEPDPVPPITGHALVLRVRNDRAAPADVDAVLQNETTGAKVSVSFGPVPPGEHTVTAELTGCAEGCRLARWELPARLGPDGVPVPQPVTLHSLAQRGPDAGLLGADLLADATRWRTGSNDVGLSLAGGPDGLTVAAGAGAAKPGADRVFPVDTPLPLPLLQAGPVPVPWRLGEPTLNVSGALVPARVTATVPALPVLGASGVLADFDALRRVAAEAGAPGVTQVWLTADAPAAVVDRLKEAGVLVLTDETAAARAGRTAGRGTAPAGSFALLCAVLAVLTAAAVGAVAASVDRGPQRASTTALRVQGLPAATAAASRYLGPFVLVVGGVAGGVLAAVLARRLTGEPGSYFEDGWRLLPPPEVLGWPPLLVSALLTMLFLTGLAAVSAMAAGEGGPK, encoded by the coding sequence ATGTTCACGATCCTCTGGGCCGCGGTGCGTTCCCGTGCCGCGCAGACGTTCACGCTGCTCGTTCTCACCGCGCTGCCGGCCGCCGCGGCCGCCGCCGCGCCGTGGTACGCGCTGTCCACGGCCGGCCGGGACGCCGCGGCGACGACCGCGACCGTGCCGGCTGCCGAGCGCACCGTGATCGTGCACTGGGACAGCGACACCGGCGTCGACCCGGAGGCCGCGCTCGACGCCTTCGGCGACAAGGTCGCGCAGACCCTGCCGATGCCCGGCGCCGACGGGGCGCTCGGCCTGAGCCGGGCGATGACAGTGGTCGACCCCGGTGGCGCCGCCGACCACATCAACGTCGACTACCTGGCCGGCTTCTGCGACCGGGTCCGGCTCACCGGCGACTGCCCGGCCCGGGCCGGCGACGCCGCGATCACCAAGGCCGTCGCCGAGCGGCTCGGCGTGCGGCCGGGTGCCACGCTCGTCGTGCGGGGCAGCGTGGACGCCGAGGCCAGGCGCATCCCGATGCGGGTCACCGCGCTCTACGAGATCACCGATCCGGCCGCCGGCCACTGGGCCGACTCGCTGTTCAAGGTGGACAGCGGCCTCGACCCGATCTTCACGGTGCCGCGCACCTTCACCGGCAGCCCGCTCAGCGAGCCGGTCTTCACCTGGTCCGCCGAGGTCCCGGTGCCGCTGCTGCGCGGCGACGACGGATACGACCTGGGCGAGCTGGTCGCCCAGTCCGGTGCGATCGGCAAGGTCACCGACCCGACTGGCCCGCTCCGCGCCGAGCTGGCCAACGCGGGCGTGCGGCTGCTGCGCGCGGTGCTGCTCGCCGCGCTCCCGGTGCTGCTGCTCGGCTGGTACGCGATCGCCCTGGCCGGCCGGTACACGGCCCGGGACCGGCGGCGCGACGCGGCCCTGCTCAAGATGCGTGGCGGCAGCCGGAAACGCCTGCTGCTGCTCCTCTCCGGGCAGCACGTCGCCCCGCTGCTGGCCGGCGGGCTGGTCGGCACCGCCGCCGGGATCGCGGCCGGCCGGATCCTCGCCGGGGGCGGCTCGCCGGCCGCGGCCGGGTGGTCGCTCGCGGCGGTCGCCGGTGTGCTGCTCGGCGCGTTCGTGATCCTGGTGGTGGCCGACCTGCTGCTGATCCGCACCCCGGTGGCGGTGCTGCAGCGCGAGCTGCCCGCCGCCCGGGCCGGCCGGGCCGCGCTGCTCGCCGACGTCCTGCTGATCGCGCTCGCGGTGGCCGCCGCCTACCAGGCCCGGTCCGGCAGCCCGGACACCGGCGTCGGCGCGATCGCCCCGCTCGCCGTCAGCGTCGCCGCCGTGGTGCTGCTGGCCCGGCTGCTGATCCGGGCCGCCGACCGCGGTGGCGGCGCCGCACTGCGGGCCGGGCAGCTGCGGTTCGGCCTGACCGCGGTCCGGATGTCCCGGCTGGCCGGCCTGGACCGGGTGTTCGCGCTGCTCGCCGTCGCGGTCGCGATGCTGGTCACGGCGACCGGCGCGGCCGCCGCCGACCGGGCCGCGCACACCGCCCGGGCCGAGGCCGAGCTGGGCGCCGACCGGGTGCTCACGGTCCGCGCGGCGAACTGGACCGCGCTGCGGCACGCCGTCGCCGTCGCCGACCCGGACGGGCGGTACGCCATGGCCGCCGCGGTCGACGCCCGGTCCAGCCCGCCGGTCCTGGCCGTGGACACCGGCCGGCTGGCCGCCGCCGGCGCCTGGCGTGCCGAGTTCGGGCCGCTCCCGGCCCTCGCCGACGAACCCGACCCGGTCCCGCCGATCACCGGGCACGCCCTGGTGCTGCGGGTCCGCAACGATCGGGCGGCCCCCGCCGACGTCGACGCGGTCCTGCAGAACGAGACGACCGGCGCCAAGGTCTCGGTGAGCTTCGGCCCGGTGCCGCCGGGCGAGCACACCGTCACCGCCGAGCTGACCGGCTGCGCCGAGGGCTGCCGGCTGGCCCGCTGGGAGCTGCCCGCCCGGCTCGGCCCGGACGGCGTCCCGGTCCCGCAGCCGGTCACCCTGCACTCGCTGGCGCAACGCGGCCCGGACGCCGGCCTGCTCGGCGCGGACCTGCTCGCCGACGCCACCCGGTGGCGGACCGGCAGCAACGACGTCGGCCTGAGCCTGGCCGGCGGCCCGGACGGACTCACCGTCGCGGCCGGCGCGGGCGCCGCCAAACCCGGCGCCGACCGGGTGTTCCCGGTCGACACCCCACTACCGCTGCCGCTGTTGCAGGCCGGTCCGGTCCCGGTGCCGTGGCGGCTCGGCGAGCCCACCCTCAACGTGAGCGGCGCCCTGGTCCCGGCCCGGGTGACGGCTACCGTCCCGGCACTGCCGGTGCTCGGCGCGAGCGGCGTGCTCGCCGACTTCGACGCGCTGCGCCGGGTGGCCGCCGAGGCCGGCGCGCCGGGCGTCACCCAGGTCTGGCTGACCGCCGACGCGCCGGCCGCGGTGGTCGACCGGCTGAAGGAGGCCGGGGTGCTGGTGCTCACCGACGAGACCGCCGCCGCCCGGGCCGGCCGCACGGCCGGCCGGGGCACCGCGCCGGCCGGCTCGTTCGCGCTGCTCTGCGCGGTGCTGGCGGTGCTCACCGCGGCCGCCGTCGGCGCGGTCGCCGCCTCTGTCGACAGGGGGCCGCAGCGCGCCTCGACGACCGCGCTGCGGGTGCAGGGCCTGCCCGCTGCCACCGCCGCCGCGAGCCGCTACCTCGGCCCGTTCGTCCTGGTCGTGGGCGGCGTGGCCGGCGGGGTGCTGGCCGCGGTGCTGGCCCGGCGGCTGACCGGCGAACCGGGCTCCTACTTCGAGGACGGCTGGCGGCTGCTGCCACCACCCGAGGTGCTCGGCTGGCCGCCACTGCTCGTCTCCGCCCTGCTCACCATGCTCTTCCTGACCGGGCTGGCCGCGGTGTCCGCCATGGCCGCCGGCGAAGGCGGGCCGAAGTGA
- a CDS encoding ABC transporter permease codes for MIALVFTMVWARRGPAVVLAVLAAFAVAPAVAAPAYLRAADRVVAAGQVAGADPAERAISLHAVDHDRRGGGGSGAGGVDLTAVGSTLGELPGFRYVYAAEYPVIGLESDDRYRTRLAHRQDACAHLTMVTGRCLLGEGDLVVGERTAQRQHLRAGQSVSLTFARFNADPDTMMYEADGVPKKFFVAGTYRVPDPGGPYWGAHSYFAPEESADGSRPGEPAFTGLSTLDLMDHGDVEIGVDGYAGPGALDVDHLPALRDALVHLEASVADLGAAGGVGAGGALQLETSMPALMARIDEGHTAARRIVPVPAVALIVLACLAILLAVGAGAEARRPETAVIALRGVRLPYRWWLAAGENLVAVLAGAIAGVLAGQWLVDAVVAVRWPGVGADPDPASLEYAPLAAAAVIVAVLVAQGGPMLRPVAELLRRAPMPGRYAGLAVDILVAALAVAAAAQLALGGGDLAGIDSAAPALVMLAAALLVARAVRPLAARSGHRALERGRLGRGLTGLLLSRRRATGRVLALLIAAVAVSGYMVAASQVAARGRQVEADLGAGADRVLSAGSISRSQLIAAVRAVDPDQRFAMAAVRIPQQAGQPPLLAVDTGDSRLATVANWPGGAADPRRIARALHPAPARPLVVAGPEVTLDLTAAEFEAGKAVSLDVTVAPADGRGPDQVVPMGVVQPGRHTYRYRVAQCAGGCRVNALRISGSQSLGTHGVITVHHLGDADPARWRISGGGRLGAAPDGLRVEVTSLDGRPEGIYVQPVSTPWPLPMVATGTFVPGTVSGLDYRPVPVTVAGRLPAVPAVGTPAMLIDLEYADLVSTDGAPIQGGQIWLSRNAPADARERFAAKGVEIVGDLRAAQIATRLDRQGPAVALGYAGLVGVLVVVLAAGVLVLTAAAGRDRQAEDLAALRAQGLSRAEVRRAALWAYPMLVAAAVPAGLAIALGGWAATGWALPLAGVDPSPLPRPGWPGVISVVLTGVVLLVVLGGTALLAGRRTLRRIR; via the coding sequence GTGATCGCGTTGGTGTTCACCATGGTCTGGGCCCGGCGGGGGCCGGCCGTCGTGCTCGCCGTGCTCGCCGCGTTCGCGGTGGCACCGGCCGTGGCCGCCCCGGCCTACCTGCGCGCCGCCGACCGGGTGGTGGCCGCCGGGCAGGTCGCCGGGGCCGACCCGGCCGAGCGGGCGATCAGCCTGCACGCCGTCGACCACGACCGGCGCGGCGGCGGCGGCAGCGGGGCCGGCGGGGTCGACCTGACCGCCGTCGGCTCCACCCTGGGCGAGTTGCCCGGCTTCCGATACGTGTACGCCGCCGAGTACCCGGTGATCGGCCTGGAGTCCGACGACCGGTACCGCACCCGGCTGGCTCACCGGCAGGACGCCTGCGCGCACCTGACCATGGTGACCGGGCGCTGCCTGCTCGGCGAGGGCGACCTGGTGGTGGGCGAGCGGACCGCGCAACGGCAGCATCTGCGTGCCGGGCAGTCGGTGAGCCTGACGTTCGCCCGCTTCAACGCCGACCCGGACACCATGATGTACGAGGCGGACGGCGTACCGAAGAAGTTCTTCGTCGCGGGGACCTATCGGGTGCCCGATCCGGGCGGGCCCTACTGGGGTGCGCACAGCTACTTCGCGCCGGAGGAGTCGGCCGACGGCAGCCGCCCGGGCGAGCCGGCCTTCACCGGCCTGTCCACACTCGACCTGATGGACCACGGCGACGTCGAGATCGGCGTCGACGGCTACGCCGGACCGGGTGCCCTGGACGTGGATCACCTGCCCGCCCTGCGCGACGCCCTGGTCCACCTGGAGGCCAGCGTCGCCGACCTGGGCGCCGCCGGTGGCGTCGGGGCCGGTGGCGCGCTCCAGCTGGAGACGTCGATGCCGGCGCTGATGGCCCGGATCGACGAGGGGCACACCGCCGCCCGCCGGATCGTCCCGGTCCCCGCCGTCGCCCTGATCGTGCTCGCCTGCCTGGCCATCCTGCTCGCGGTCGGGGCCGGCGCGGAGGCCCGCCGCCCGGAGACCGCGGTGATCGCGCTGCGCGGTGTCCGGCTGCCCTACCGCTGGTGGCTGGCGGCCGGCGAAAATCTGGTAGCGGTGCTGGCCGGGGCGATCGCCGGGGTGCTGGCCGGGCAGTGGCTGGTCGACGCGGTCGTCGCGGTCCGCTGGCCGGGCGTCGGCGCCGACCCCGACCCGGCCTCGCTCGAGTACGCCCCGCTCGCGGCCGCCGCGGTGATCGTGGCCGTGCTCGTCGCCCAGGGCGGCCCGATGCTGCGCCCGGTCGCCGAGCTGCTGCGCCGCGCCCCGATGCCCGGCCGCTACGCCGGTCTCGCCGTCGACATCCTGGTGGCCGCGCTCGCGGTGGCCGCCGCCGCCCAGCTCGCCCTCGGCGGCGGTGACCTGGCCGGGATCGACTCGGCCGCCCCGGCCCTGGTGATGCTGGCCGCCGCGCTGCTGGTGGCCCGTGCGGTGCGCCCGCTCGCGGCCCGCTCCGGGCACCGGGCCCTGGAGCGCGGCCGGCTCGGCCGCGGCCTCACCGGGCTGCTGCTGTCCCGCCGCCGGGCCACCGGACGGGTCCTGGCGCTGCTGATCGCCGCGGTCGCGGTGAGCGGCTACATGGTCGCCGCCTCCCAGGTGGCCGCCCGCGGCCGGCAGGTCGAGGCCGATCTGGGCGCCGGCGCCGACCGGGTGCTCTCGGCCGGCTCGATCAGCCGCAGCCAGCTGATCGCCGCGGTCCGCGCGGTCGACCCGGACCAGCGGTTCGCGATGGCCGCGGTCCGGATCCCGCAGCAGGCCGGGCAACCGCCGCTGCTGGCCGTCGACACCGGCGACAGCCGGCTGGCCACGGTGGCGAACTGGCCCGGCGGCGCGGCCGACCCGCGGCGGATCGCCCGCGCGCTGCACCCGGCCCCGGCGCGGCCGCTGGTCGTGGCCGGCCCGGAGGTGACCCTCGACCTGACCGCCGCGGAGTTCGAGGCGGGTAAGGCGGTCAGCCTGGACGTGACGGTCGCCCCGGCCGACGGCCGCGGCCCGGACCAGGTGGTCCCGATGGGCGTGGTCCAGCCCGGACGGCACACCTACCGCTATCGCGTCGCCCAGTGCGCCGGCGGCTGCCGGGTGAACGCGCTGCGGATCTCCGGCAGCCAGTCGCTCGGCACCCACGGCGTGATCACCGTGCACCACCTCGGCGACGCCGACCCGGCCCGCTGGCGGATCTCCGGTGGTGGCCGGCTCGGCGCCGCGCCGGACGGGCTGCGCGTCGAGGTGACCAGCCTGGACGGCCGGCCGGAGGGGATCTACGTGCAGCCGGTGTCCACCCCGTGGCCGTTGCCCATGGTGGCGACCGGGACGTTCGTTCCGGGCACCGTGTCCGGTCTCGACTACCGCCCGGTCCCGGTCACGGTGGCCGGTCGGCTGCCCGCCGTACCGGCCGTCGGCACGCCGGCCATGCTGATCGACCTGGAGTACGCCGATCTCGTCTCCACCGACGGCGCGCCGATCCAGGGCGGCCAGATCTGGCTCTCCCGCAACGCGCCCGCCGACGCGCGGGAACGCTTCGCCGCGAAAGGCGTGGAGATCGTCGGTGACCTGCGGGCGGCGCAGATCGCCACCCGGCTGGACCGGCAGGGCCCGGCCGTCGCGCTCGGCTACGCCGGGCTGGTCGGCGTCCTGGTGGTGGTGCTGGCCGCCGGGGTGCTGGTGCTGACCGCGGCGGCGGGCCGGGACCGGCAGGCCGAGGACCTGGCCGCGCTGCGGGCGCAGGGGCTGAGCCGGGCCGAGGTGCGGCGGGCGGCGCTGTGGGCGTACCCGATGCTGGTCGCGGCGGCGGTACCGGCCGGGCTGGCGATCGCGCTCGGCGGCTGGGCGGCCACCGGGTGGGCGCTGCCGCTGGCGGGGGTGGATCCGTCGCCGCTGCCACGCCCGGGGTGGCCGGGAGTGATCAGTGTGGTGCTGACCGGGGTGGTGTTGCTGGTCGTGCTCGGCGGCACCGCCCTGCTGGCCGGTCGCCGCACCCTGCGCCGGATCCGCTGA
- a CDS encoding P1 family peptidase encodes MQLLSAHAGNWTGDGTGVTVILPPPGTVGSGEVRGGAPATREFDLLHPSRTVGRVDAVVLSGGSAFGLAAADGVMAVLRERGLGYPTPLGPVPIVVGMSIFDGSVATEPPGAAAGRHAALAALAGTEFGLGRAGAGAGATTGKWRGRLDPGGLGRADGHAGPARVTVLAVVNAWGDVLTPAGEPVFGGDETYRPAAPFGRDNTTIAVVLTDAALGKADCHLLAQSGHTGFARALHPAHSRYDGDAVVALATGEVTEGVDLDLLRAVTAEVMASAIRAAVTPGPGADGHP; translated from the coding sequence GTGCAGCTTCTCTCCGCCCACGCCGGGAACTGGACCGGCGACGGCACCGGCGTCACCGTCATCCTGCCGCCACCGGGCACCGTCGGTTCCGGCGAGGTTCGCGGCGGCGCCCCGGCCACCCGGGAGTTCGACCTGCTCCACCCGTCCCGGACGGTCGGCCGGGTGGACGCGGTGGTGCTCTCCGGCGGTTCCGCGTTCGGCCTGGCCGCCGCCGACGGCGTGATGGCCGTGCTCCGCGAGCGCGGCCTGGGCTACCCGACCCCGCTCGGGCCGGTCCCGATCGTCGTCGGCATGTCCATCTTCGACGGTTCGGTCGCCACCGAGCCGCCCGGTGCCGCGGCCGGCCGGCACGCCGCGCTGGCCGCCCTGGCCGGCACGGAGTTCGGCCTCGGCCGGGCCGGCGCCGGCGCCGGCGCGACCACCGGCAAGTGGCGCGGCCGCCTCGACCCGGGCGGCCTGGGCCGCGCCGACGGGCACGCCGGCCCGGCCCGGGTGACCGTCCTGGCCGTGGTCAACGCCTGGGGCGACGTCCTGACCCCGGCCGGCGAGCCGGTCTTCGGCGGCGACGAGACCTACCGGCCGGCCGCGCCGTTCGGCCGGGACAACACCACGATCGCCGTGGTCCTCACCGACGCCGCGCTCGGCAAGGCGGACTGTCACCTGCTCGCGCAGAGCGGGCACACCGGGTTCGCCCGGGCCCTGCACCCGGCGCACTCGCGCTACGACGGCGACGCCGTGGTGGCCCTGGCCACCGGCGAGGTCACCGAGGGCGTCGACCTGGATCTGCTGCGCGCGGTCACCGCCGAGGTGATGGCCTCGGCGATCCGCGCCGCCGTCACCCCCGGTCCGGGGGCGGACGGCCACCCCTGA
- a CDS encoding TIGR03617 family F420-dependent LLM class oxidoreductase, protein MLVDFSAPVAASPAEAEAAAVSAEQVGYDGFAAAETKHDVFTTLALVARATERISLQSGIAVAFARNPMTVAVLANDLRLISEGRFRLGLGSQVKPHIERRFAMPWSRPAARMEEFVAALRAIWHAWATGERLAFRGEFYKHTLMTEFFDPGPNPHGNPPVELAAVGERMTAVAGRVADGLLVHPLTSVTYLTERIVPGLREARGGDLDDFTLGLSAMVVLGADDKQRARAERAVRGQIAFYASTPAYRAVLDLHGWGELADRLNVMSRRQDWAAMAAEIPDDVLDTFAVAGDPATVAAGLRARFGTTIDRISLYTPYEADRYQLAAVRSALRTG, encoded by the coding sequence ATGCTGGTTGACTTCAGCGCGCCCGTCGCCGCGTCCCCCGCCGAGGCGGAAGCCGCCGCCGTGTCGGCGGAACAGGTCGGTTACGACGGCTTCGCCGCGGCCGAGACCAAGCACGACGTCTTCACCACGCTCGCCCTGGTCGCCCGGGCCACCGAGCGGATCTCGCTGCAGTCCGGCATCGCGGTGGCGTTCGCCCGCAACCCGATGACCGTGGCGGTGCTCGCCAACGACCTGCGGCTGATCTCCGAGGGCCGGTTCCGGCTCGGCCTCGGCTCGCAGGTCAAGCCGCACATCGAGCGCCGGTTCGCGATGCCGTGGAGCCGGCCGGCGGCGCGGATGGAGGAGTTCGTCGCCGCGCTCCGGGCCATCTGGCACGCCTGGGCCACCGGCGAGCGGCTGGCGTTCCGTGGCGAGTTCTACAAGCACACCCTGATGACCGAGTTCTTCGATCCGGGGCCGAACCCGCACGGCAACCCGCCGGTGGAGCTGGCCGCGGTGGGGGAGCGGATGACGGCGGTGGCCGGCCGGGTCGCCGACGGCCTGCTGGTGCACCCGTTGACCAGCGTCACCTACCTGACCGAGCGGATCGTGCCCGGCCTGCGCGAGGCCCGCGGCGGTGACCTCGACGACTTCACCCTGGGCCTGAGCGCCATGGTGGTGCTCGGCGCCGACGACAAGCAGCGGGCCAGGGCCGAGCGGGCGGTGCGTGGCCAGATCGCGTTCTACGCCTCCACCCCGGCGTACCGCGCGGTGCTCGACCTGCACGGCTGGGGCGAGCTGGCCGACCGGCTCAACGTGATGTCGCGCCGGCAGGACTGGGCGGCGATGGCCGCCGAGATCCCCGACGACGTGCTCGACACGTTCGCCGTCGCGGGCGACCCGGCCACCGTCGCGGCCGGTCTGCGGGCCCGCTTCGGTACGACCATCGACCGCATCTCGCTGTACACCCCGTACGAGGCGGACCGCTACCAGCTGGCAGCGGTCCGCAGCGCCTTGCGTACCGGCTAG